A region from the Papaver somniferum cultivar HN1 unplaced genomic scaffold, ASM357369v1 unplaced-scaffold_125, whole genome shotgun sequence genome encodes:
- the LOC113331352 gene encoding hsp70-Hsp90 organizing protein 3-like, whose protein sequence is MAHLFPSMVVQLMKINYSFHVTVRTKASRRSSFSGDRQGVKILFPVTSPIPSYVDWSIDGVMKHVKSEKFTEKKSRIIVIDLHFRQMMIHKVKGIFPESKSRGTSAFRRKEYRLAAYWYTLALEIDPSDAAVLSNKNLCYVHLNNGKNALDDATECVLAKPNWPKAHYRKGVALKLLNRLDEAAESFSKGLKLDPENKELEAAFREVSLARLKSVSID, encoded by the exons ATGGCGCATTTATTTCCGTCTATGGTCGTCCAGCTTATGAAAATCAACTATTCTTTCCATGTTACAGTACGGACTAAAGCCAGTAGAAGAAGCAGCTTTAGTGGTGATCGTCAAGGTGTTAAGATTCTTTTTCCTGTAACATCTCCTATTCCATCATATGTCGACTGGAGCATTGATGGAGTAATGAAGCatgtaaagtctgaaaagttCACAGAAAAG AAAAGTAGAATTATTGTAATAGATCTTCACTTTCGACAGATGATGATTCATAAAGTGAAGGGGATTTTTCCTGAGTCAAAATCAAGGGGCACGAGTGCATTCCGGAGGAAGGAGTACCGGCTGGCAGCATACTGGTACACGCTG GCTCTCGAAATTGATCCAAGTGATGCAGCTGTATTATCCAACAAGAATTTGTGCTATGTCCATTTGAATAATGGAAAAAATGCCTTAGATGATGCTACTGAATGTGTGCTGGCAAAGCCAAACTGGCCAAAGGCTCATTATAGGAAAGGAGTAGCACTTAAACTACTCAAT AGGCTTGATGAGGCAGCTGAATCCTTTTCCAAGGGTTTGAAGTTGGATCCTGAAAACAAAGAGCTTGAAGCTGCATTCAG GGAGGTTTCTTTGGCGAGGTTGAAGTCTGTCAGTATTGACTAA
- the LOC113331221 gene encoding uncharacterized protein LOC113331221 has protein sequence MLEFFGISNIDVSDDFGSPLLYASAYGQDDTVELLLNQYKANPNLIFNEVKTPLQASIHCGSWEIVEHLLKAGADPNGGPDGLKALPFAVERGETEIIKLLVDAGADTNATNIVSVGVQSHLLANLAETY, from the exons ATGTTAGAATTCTTTGGTATTAGTAACATAGATGTTTCAGATGATTTTGGCTCTCCCCTGCTATATGCTTCCGCTTACGGCCAAGACGATACAGTCGAGCTTCTTCTGAATCAGTACAAAGCCAAC CCTAATTTGATCTTCAACGAGGTGAAAACTCCACTCCAGGCGTCCATTCATTGCGGATCTTGGGAAATCGTGGAGCATTTACTCAAG GCAGGTGCTGATCCAAATGGTGGACCAGATGGATTAAAAGCTCTGCCATTTGCAGTTGAACGGGGGGAAACAGAaatcatcaagttgttggttgatgctggtgcagatACAAACGCTACGAATATTGTAAGCgttggggttcagagccatctacttgctaatcttgcggaaacatattag